The Desulfitobacterium chlororespirans DSM 11544 sequence TTATCCACCAATAGGTTGGCCCGCTTCATAAATTCCGCCACAACCGCCAGCTGATCACTGCTTAACCCATCCAAATAGGTAAACAAGGGGCTGTCATAAAGGTTATGATAATGCTGATGAGCCAGATAGGCCTCCTCTCCTTTGTCCGTCAGAAAAAGCCGGATTCTCTTCAGGTCGGCAGAATCCTTTTCTTTCCGCACACAGCCCTTTTGCTCCAGTTTCATGACTGTTTTCGAGACAACTGCCCGGGTTATTTTAAAGTTGCGCGCCATTTCCGACAGATGGATGCCCGGGTTGTCTCCGATCATTTTGATCATATGGATCTCCCCCCGGTAAAACACCATATCGCCGCCGAAATCCAGGACATTGACTCTTCCGTTGGCTATTTTCTCCACCATTTTAATATAATCACCGATGACTTTGTTCACTTCGTTTTTCATAGAAAAAATTATACCTCAAATTATGGAAAACATCTAGTCAACAACGGCAAAGGCTTTGCTTTTTTTCTGGAG is a genomic window containing:
- a CDS encoding MarR family winged helix-turn-helix transcriptional regulator gives rise to the protein MKNEVNKVIGDYIKMVEKIANGRVNVLDFGGDMVFYRGEIHMIKMIGDNPGIHLSEMARNFKITRAVVSKTVMKLEQKGCVRKEKDSADLKRIRLFLTDKGEEAYLAHQHYHNLYDSPLFTYLDGLSSDQLAVVAEFMKRANLLVDNHF